The Pseudobacteroides sp. genome window below encodes:
- a CDS encoding FliH/SctL family protein, with product MYNKVYKNYQINLGLPFQVNKPLNFQTVKHMDDDMSFDDDKELFIQQQDDVETREQILEAAREEAEMIIKEANFEAERIVNQIQNQAMENAAAILEETRQKGFEEGYNEVKKQYEDLLEEAEFIKEHARIEYKEVLESIESDAVNIVLDIARKVLGMEISTNKEVVLGLIKQAFEKCSSKENVVLKVSNEDFDYVCANKDIILGMVEGIGELDIKKDSSLKAGGCMVETAYGTIDAGMQTKFKKIESAFRNVILDK from the coding sequence TTGTATAACAAGGTATATAAAAACTATCAGATAAATCTGGGATTACCGTTTCAAGTAAATAAGCCGTTAAATTTTCAGACAGTTAAGCATATGGACGATGATATGAGTTTTGATGATGATAAGGAACTTTTCATTCAGCAGCAGGATGACGTTGAAACCAGGGAACAAATACTGGAAGCTGCCCGTGAAGAAGCGGAAATGATAATAAAAGAGGCAAATTTCGAGGCCGAAAGGATTGTAAATCAAATCCAGAACCAAGCTATGGAGAATGCAGCTGCAATTTTGGAAGAGACCAGGCAAAAAGGCTTCGAAGAAGGGTATAACGAGGTTAAGAAGCAGTATGAGGACTTGCTTGAGGAGGCAGAGTTTATCAAGGAGCATGCAAGGATTGAATATAAGGAGGTCCTTGAAAGTATTGAGTCTGATGCTGTAAACATTGTGTTGGATATAGCCAGAAAGGTTTTGGGCATGGAAATCAGTACCAATAAGGAAGTCGTTCTTGGACTTATAAAGCAGGCCTTTGAAAAGTGTTCCAGCAAGGAAAATGTGGTCTTAAAGGTATCAAATGAAGACTTTGACTATGTCTGTGCCAACAAGGATATTATTTTGGGAATGGTTGAGGGTATAGGTGAACTTGACATAAAGAAAGACTCATCATTAAAGGCCGGAGGGTGTATGGTGGAGACAGCATACGGAACTATTGATGCAGGGATGCAGACTAAATTCAAAAAAATCGAGAGTGCATTCAGAAATGTTATTTTGGACAAATAG
- the fliI gene encoding flagellar protein export ATPase FliI, whose product MPVIDLGRYAEILEKSDYIEYTGKVSKVVGLTIESTGPEVNMGEMCYIHTSKGRKAIEAEVVGFKDNKVLLMPLGDMSGIGPGNKVVATGELLRVGVGEMLKGRILDGMGKPIDSKGVFETQCFYPVENTTPHPLQRKRISEPLSLGVKTIDGLLTVGKGQRVGIFAGSGVGKSTLIGMIARNTKADINVIALIGERGREVKEFIEKDLGEEGLERSILVIATSDQPALVRLKGALVATAIAEYYRDQGKDVLLLMDSLTRFAMAQREIGLAVGEPPVSRGYTPSVFAMMPKLLERSGCSDKGSITGLYTVLVDGDDLMEPVTDTARGILDGHIVLSRALANKNQYPAIDVLASISRVMSDIVTKEHKKTAAEIKKIMAVYREAEDLINIGAYVRGSNEKIDYAIDVHDKILGFIEQGTHDKLTFDETTNMMFSLLD is encoded by the coding sequence ATGCCTGTAATAGACTTGGGAAGATACGCGGAAATACTGGAAAAATCTGATTATATTGAATATACAGGTAAAGTATCAAAAGTTGTTGGATTAACAATTGAATCTACCGGTCCTGAAGTAAATATGGGAGAAATGTGCTACATTCACACTTCAAAGGGGAGAAAAGCCATAGAAGCGGAAGTTGTTGGATTTAAGGACAATAAGGTTCTTCTTATGCCTCTTGGTGATATGAGCGGCATAGGTCCTGGTAACAAGGTAGTGGCTACAGGTGAACTGCTGCGGGTTGGTGTGGGAGAAATGCTGAAGGGAAGGATATTGGACGGTATGGGTAAGCCTATTGACAGTAAGGGTGTTTTTGAAACCCAGTGCTTTTACCCAGTTGAAAACACCACGCCTCATCCCCTTCAAAGAAAGAGAATATCAGAGCCTCTGTCATTAGGGGTTAAAACAATAGATGGGCTTTTGACGGTTGGCAAAGGTCAGAGGGTGGGCATATTCGCCGGAAGCGGTGTTGGAAAAAGCACCCTTATAGGTATGATTGCCAGGAATACTAAAGCGGATATAAATGTTATTGCACTTATTGGAGAACGTGGAAGAGAAGTTAAGGAGTTTATAGAAAAGGACTTGGGAGAAGAAGGGCTGGAAAGATCAATTCTTGTAATCGCCACATCAGACCAGCCTGCATTGGTAAGACTTAAAGGAGCCCTTGTAGCAACGGCTATTGCAGAGTATTATAGGGATCAGGGAAAGGATGTCCTGCTGCTGATGGATTCATTGACACGTTTTGCAATGGCACAGAGGGAAATAGGGCTTGCAGTAGGAGAACCGCCAGTCTCAAGGGGCTATACCCCATCGGTATTTGCTATGATGCCCAAGCTTTTGGAAAGGTCAGGATGCTCCGATAAAGGTTCCATTACAGGACTATACACAGTATTGGTTGATGGTGACGACTTGATGGAGCCAGTAACTGATACGGCAAGAGGAATTTTGGATGGACATATAGTGCTATCCAGAGCCCTGGCAAATAAAAACCAGTACCCGGCTATTGATGTATTGGCAAGTATAAGCAGGGTTATGTCGGACATTGTAACAAAAGAGCACAAAAAAACAGCAGCAGAAATAAAGAAGATTATGGCTGTATACAGAGAGGCGGAAGACCTGATAAATATAGGTGCATATGTTAGGGGCAGCAATGAAAAAATTGACTATGCAATAGACGTTCATGATAAAATTTTGGGCTTTATTGAGCAGGGAACTCATGACAAATTGACTTTTGATGAGACTACCAATATGATGTTCAGCCTATTGGATTAA
- the fliJ gene encoding flagellar export protein FliJ, translating to MAKFKFRLQPLLNIKIQLEDSAKNELGKAVQRLEEEKEKARFLVENREKYISEFQEKTSSYVRIDELKGYTLYISKLAQNIELQNKNIKEASDNVDRYREDLIKIVKERKILEKLKEKKYKEYLSELGKDEQKRMDEIVSYKYTENEI from the coding sequence ATGGCAAAATTTAAATTCAGACTGCAGCCTCTTCTAAACATAAAAATCCAGCTTGAGGATAGTGCAAAGAATGAGCTTGGAAAAGCTGTTCAAAGGCTGGAGGAGGAGAAGGAAAAAGCAAGGTTCCTTGTTGAGAACAGGGAAAAATATATAAGTGAATTTCAGGAAAAGACATCATCCTACGTAAGGATTGATGAGCTCAAGGGATACACACTGTATATTTCAAAGCTTGCCCAAAACATTGAACTGCAAAATAAAAATATTAAGGAAGCTAGCGATAATGTCGATAGATATAGGGAAGACCTTATAAAAATAGTTAAAGAGAGGAAAATTTTAGAGAAACTTAAGGAAAAAAAATATAAGGAATACTTAAGTGAGTTAGGCAAGGATGAACAAAAGAGAATGGATGAAATCGTCAGCTACAAATATACAGAGAATGAAATTTAG
- a CDS encoding DUF615 domain-containing protein, giving the protein MAKKDKNLEEEVVNQQLQSPKPQGSVDESDKKGILFVLFALLTALVIMIAVIGGALFIVIKNNVNGTAEKYRKEIQGIPVLNLALPTAKEADDPEELTPEDLKKKYVELKKAKDEKIKELDDANKKIAELEKTKNEQDKIKVEADKYKKDNEELKKQNEAGKKQMEDERKKLEGYKKEIDEIVAKGDKTGFKEFYEQLNPEVSEKIYKEIITEKKVDTETKKFATLYETMDPSAAAAIFEQLGTGKIDLVVDILRYMKKESSAEVLAAMKTEFSAKVSEKLSKFYMATPKPQ; this is encoded by the coding sequence ATGGCCAAAAAGGATAAAAACCTGGAAGAGGAAGTAGTAAATCAACAACTACAAAGCCCTAAACCGCAAGGAAGCGTGGATGAGAGCGATAAAAAAGGAATCTTGTTTGTATTGTTTGCTCTTTTGACAGCACTGGTAATAATGATTGCGGTTATTGGAGGGGCTTTATTTATTGTTATAAAAAATAATGTTAACGGTACTGCTGAGAAGTACAGGAAGGAAATCCAGGGAATACCTGTTTTAAACCTGGCACTACCAACAGCCAAAGAAGCTGATGATCCGGAAGAATTGACACCTGAGGATTTAAAGAAAAAGTATGTGGAGCTTAAAAAGGCAAAGGATGAAAAAATAAAAGAGTTGGATGACGCAAATAAAAAGATTGCTGAACTTGAGAAGACAAAAAATGAGCAGGATAAAATAAAAGTTGAGGCTGATAAGTACAAGAAGGATAACGAAGAATTGAAAAAACAAAATGAGGCTGGCAAAAAACAAATGGAAGATGAAAGAAAGAAGCTGGAAGGCTATAAAAAAGAGATAGACGAGATTGTAGCAAAGGGAGACAAAACAGGGTTCAAAGAGTTTTACGAGCAGCTTAATCCTGAGGTCTCAGAGAAAATTTACAAAGAGATAATTACAGAAAAAAAGGTTGACACTGAAACAAAGAAATTCGCAACTTTGTATGAAACCATGGATCCATCTGCTGCGGCTGCTATATTTGAGCAGCTTGGCACTGGTAAAATTGATCTTGTGGTAGACATACTAAGGTATATGAAAAAAGAGTCTTCAGCGGAGGTCCTTGCAGCAATGAAGACGGAATTTTCAGCCAAGGTTTCTGAGAAACTATCAAAATTTTACATGGCTACACCTAAACCCCAATAA
- the fliG gene encoding flagellar motor switch protein FliG has translation MSRNSTGFKGDYNGKTKAAMLLISLGPEKSAEIFKHLKEEEIEQLTLEIANIRTVTPEDKERVLEEFYQICLAQDYIAEGGINYAKEILEKALGTQKALEVINKLTVSLQVRPFDFVRKADPSQLLNFIQNEHPQTIALILAYLKPQQSSIVLSALPQDKQADVARRIATMDRTSPEVIKEVERVLEKKLSSLVTEDFTAAGGVQSIVDILNNVDRGTEKYIMETLEIEDTDLAEEIKKRMFVFEDVLTLDNRSIQRFLREVDNSQLAIALKGSTEEVQKLIFGNMSKRLSEMIKEDIDFMGPVRLKDVEEAQQKIVNVIRKLEDAGEIVISRGGGDEIIV, from the coding sequence GTGAGCCGTAACAGTACCGGATTTAAAGGTGATTATAATGGAAAAACCAAAGCAGCTATGCTTTTAATATCTCTTGGACCTGAAAAATCCGCTGAAATATTCAAGCATTTAAAGGAAGAAGAGATAGAGCAGCTTACACTTGAGATTGCAAATATTAGGACTGTAACACCAGAAGACAAGGAACGGGTTTTAGAAGAGTTTTACCAGATATGCCTCGCACAGGATTATATAGCAGAAGGTGGTATAAATTATGCCAAAGAAATTCTTGAGAAGGCTTTAGGAACTCAAAAGGCTTTGGAGGTTATAAACAAGCTTACTGTATCGCTGCAGGTGAGACCCTTTGATTTTGTCAGAAAAGCAGATCCTTCGCAGCTTCTAAACTTTATACAGAACGAGCATCCCCAAACGATAGCTCTAATTCTTGCCTATCTTAAGCCTCAGCAGTCATCAATAGTTTTATCGGCTTTGCCTCAGGACAAACAGGCGGATGTGGCAAGGAGAATTGCGACGATGGACAGGACATCTCCCGAAGTAATAAAAGAAGTAGAAAGGGTGCTTGAAAAGAAGCTTTCTTCACTGGTGACTGAGGACTTTACAGCTGCAGGTGGTGTTCAGTCAATTGTTGATATCCTCAATAATGTTGATAGAGGAACAGAAAAATATATTATGGAAACCTTAGAAATTGAAGATACTGATTTGGCAGAAGAAATCAAGAAGAGAATGTTTGTATTTGAAGATGTATTAACCCTTGACAACAGATCGATACAGAGGTTCTTGCGGGAAGTTGACAACAGCCAGCTTGCTATTGCATTAAAGGGCTCTACCGAAGAGGTTCAGAAGCTTATATTCGGTAATATGTCAAAGCGTTTGTCCGAGATGATAAAAGAGGATATAGACTTCATGGGACCTGTAAGGCTCAAAGATGTTGAAGAGGCACAGCAAAAAATTGTTAATGTAATAAGAAAGCTTGAAGATGCAGGTGAAATTGTTATTTCCAGAGGCGGAGGAGATGAAATAATTGTATAA
- a CDS encoding flagellar hook capping FlgD N-terminal domain-containing protein: MAISSIGTQKTIQQIIDESSKATSNRKTGDLGKTDFLNLLVTQLKYQDPMKPTEDKEFIGQMAQFSSLEQMQNMNTGFSSVKAMNLVGKHVTATVNDASTNQQKIVEGEVTSVKISKDKTFVIVKGEEVPVDQVTEITEGQRGGNSNISNYTNLIGFECKGAVYSNSTGDIVPVSGTVTEIQKGYYEDYAVMDGVKVQISSIATGVQTTDTTYKKSYLESHIGETVEVNVIDPKTRKEVPVSGILREYKITPDGVTTAILDKLDVPVESIMNIRSVEPPKAGE, translated from the coding sequence ATGGCTATTAGTTCTATAGGTACACAAAAAACCATACAGCAGATTATTGATGAGTCTTCAAAGGCAACCAGCAATAGAAAGACTGGAGATCTTGGTAAAACTGATTTTTTAAATCTTTTGGTAACACAGCTGAAATATCAGGATCCTATGAAGCCGACAGAAGACAAGGAATTTATAGGCCAAATGGCACAGTTTAGCTCATTGGAACAGATGCAAAACATGAATACAGGGTTTTCTTCAGTAAAGGCCATGAACTTGGTGGGTAAACATGTGACAGCAACGGTAAACGATGCATCCACAAATCAGCAGAAAATCGTTGAGGGAGAAGTAACATCTGTAAAGATATCCAAGGATAAGACCTTTGTTATTGTTAAAGGTGAAGAGGTTCCTGTTGACCAGGTAACAGAGATTACAGAGGGGCAAAGAGGTGGAAACAGTAATATTTCCAATTATACCAACCTGATTGGATTTGAGTGTAAGGGTGCTGTTTACAGCAATTCCACCGGTGATATTGTTCCTGTCAGCGGTACAGTAACGGAAATACAAAAGGGCTATTATGAAGACTATGCGGTTATGGACGGAGTCAAGGTACAGATTTCCAGTATTGCAACCGGTGTACAAACTACAGATACTACATATAAGAAAAGCTACCTGGAATCTCATATAGGTGAGACCGTAGAGGTTAACGTAATAGATCCGAAAACAAGAAAGGAAGTGCCTGTATCGGGAATACTCAGGGAGTATAAGATAACGCCGGACGGTGTAACTACTGCGATACTCGACAAACTGGATGTGCCTGTTGAAAGCATAATGAATATCAGATCGGTAGAGCCGCCAAAGGCTGGTGAGTAG
- a CDS encoding flagellar FlbD family protein has translation MIKLTRLNGSTFVLNCELIESVESTPDTVLTTIHGKKLVVSETIDQIVDKVIQYKGKIMFISRDELIYS, from the coding sequence ATGATTAAATTAACGCGTTTGAATGGTTCAACATTTGTTTTAAATTGTGAATTAATTGAGTCGGTTGAGTCAACGCCAGATACTGTATTGACTACAATACATGGTAAAAAACTTGTTGTATCGGAAACTATTGATCAAATAGTGGATAAGGTGATACAATATAAGGGAAAAATAATGTTTATCAGCAGAGATGAACTGATCTATTCTTGA
- a CDS encoding flagellar hook-length control protein FliK, whose translation MITQNLMLGFMQKTQVFPAGSKAALSDEKAAPTIQKASFEREAFDIQLKAAENRRNLNRNQAEARESIKRNSPRFNSFKEALRNDQKPEMNSTKESKKVNDDIDREDGMNGENNKKVKKPASLEISQEEIAVAQVLGMQPEEFRKIMEDINIEPQDFQDEAKIPAIIEGIAQKLGLNVEQKNALKELVEGVVKLVDLKSADGSVVLEDLQNDDIRKMNTDELKAGGSNAKEVNNIKEESKTSLEELAEKLKEKIEELTQKLKENPEAMKEELTKVVRSMMDKYSSKASMQGNTESEMVMDSEEETVESQPINMGKITEAGDAKKEASQNSENLRDPRANSKEENVKASENQGAGKNQEQVYLKSSKEDLSIESKADVKGISSNLQSVPAEQGNLNKSAGDVEALKTIKDQPVSKRDILTQVIDKAKVVFNGDKSEMVISMRPENLGKLSLKVVTEHGIITAKFIAESQQVKEVLESNMQLLKDTLEKQGISIQGFSVSVDSNPSREFSGQKDYNQGAKENNSKGKPIGFNTVSTMEAASNVEKVNPYIMGESRINLTA comes from the coding sequence ATGATAACTCAAAACCTAATGCTAGGATTTATGCAAAAAACGCAAGTGTTTCCAGCAGGATCCAAGGCAGCATTAAGCGATGAAAAAGCGGCACCTACAATTCAAAAAGCATCATTTGAGAGAGAGGCTTTCGACATCCAATTAAAAGCGGCTGAAAACAGAAGAAACTTAAACAGAAACCAGGCAGAAGCAAGAGAATCAATTAAAAGGAATAGCCCAAGGTTTAACTCTTTCAAGGAAGCTCTAAGAAACGACCAAAAGCCTGAAATGAACAGCACAAAGGAGTCTAAAAAGGTCAATGATGATATTGACAGAGAAGACGGCATGAATGGTGAGAATAATAAAAAAGTAAAGAAACCTGCAAGTCTTGAAATATCACAGGAAGAAATTGCTGTTGCACAGGTTCTTGGTATGCAGCCGGAGGAATTCAGAAAAATAATGGAAGATATTAATATCGAGCCTCAGGATTTTCAGGATGAAGCCAAAATTCCCGCTATCATAGAAGGTATTGCACAAAAGCTTGGTCTCAACGTAGAGCAGAAAAATGCATTAAAGGAACTTGTTGAGGGTGTGGTAAAGCTTGTGGATTTGAAGTCGGCAGATGGCAGCGTTGTATTGGAAGATTTGCAAAATGATGATATCCGCAAGATGAATACCGATGAACTAAAAGCTGGAGGTAGCAATGCCAAAGAGGTGAATAACATAAAGGAAGAATCCAAGACATCTCTTGAAGAGCTGGCAGAAAAGTTGAAGGAAAAAATAGAGGAACTGACTCAAAAACTTAAGGAAAATCCTGAAGCTATGAAAGAAGAACTGACAAAGGTTGTTAGGAGCATGATGGACAAGTACAGCAGTAAGGCTTCAATGCAAGGGAATACCGAAAGTGAGATGGTTATGGACTCCGAAGAGGAAACTGTAGAATCACAGCCTATAAATATGGGAAAAATCACTGAAGCTGGAGATGCAAAGAAAGAGGCTTCTCAAAATTCCGAGAATTTAAGGGACCCAAGAGCAAATAGCAAAGAGGAAAATGTAAAAGCTTCAGAGAACCAGGGAGCAGGAAAAAACCAGGAACAGGTATATCTTAAATCTTCAAAGGAGGATTTAAGTATTGAGTCAAAAGCTGATGTGAAGGGAATAAGCAGTAATTTGCAATCTGTGCCGGCTGAACAGGGTAATTTAAATAAAAGTGCGGGAGATGTGGAAGCACTTAAGACTATTAAGGATCAGCCGGTTAGTAAAAGGGATATTTTGACTCAGGTAATTGATAAGGCAAAGGTTGTTTTTAATGGAGATAAGTCTGAAATGGTTATATCAATGAGACCTGAGAACCTTGGAAAGCTTTCCCTCAAAGTAGTAACAGAACACGGAATAATCACAGCAAAGTTTATAGCGGAAAGTCAACAGGTAAAAGAAGTTCTGGAGTCAAATATGCAGCTTTTGAAGGATACATTGGAAAAGCAGGGCATTTCAATACAGGGTTTTTCCGTTTCTGTAGACAGCAACCCTTCAAGAGAATTTAGCGGGCAGAAGGACTATAATCAGGGAGCAAAAGAAAATAACAGCAAGGGTAAACCGATTGGGTTCAATACCGTATCAACTATGGAAGCAGCTTCAAATGTTGAAAAAGTGAATCCTTACATAATGGGAGAAAGCAGAATTAACCTTACTGCTTGA
- a CDS encoding TIGR02530 family flagellar biosynthesis protein, translating into MVVNNNYFNNIGRINGSQNLQRSNPTKEKTGAANDFGSILKDKINENEGLKFSKHAEQRLQSRNIKLTEAQKEKMSEAVNKASMKGVKDSLVIVDNMAFVVNVKSKTVITAVNNNELKDNVFTNIDGAVFA; encoded by the coding sequence ATGGTTGTAAACAACAATTACTTTAATAACATCGGACGAATAAATGGCAGTCAAAATTTGCAAAGAAGCAATCCCACAAAGGAAAAGACAGGTGCTGCCAATGACTTTGGTTCTATATTAAAGGATAAAATAAACGAGAATGAAGGTCTGAAATTTTCAAAGCATGCCGAGCAAAGGCTCCAATCCCGAAACATAAAGCTTACTGAAGCCCAAAAGGAAAAGATGTCAGAGGCAGTAAACAAGGCCAGCATGAAAGGAGTAAAGGACTCATTGGTAATAGTGGACAATATGGCATTCGTAGTTAATGTAAAAAGTAAAACAGTCATAACTGCGGTAAACAACAACGAACTTAAAGACAATGTATTTACAAATATTGATGGAGCTGTGTTCGCATAG
- a CDS encoding flagellar hook protein FlgE: MMRSMFSGVSGLRAHQTRMDVIGNNVANVNTVGFKSGRVTFQEVFSQTMKGASAPDSTTGRGGTNPMQLGLGLGVGAVDTIHTRGSLQRTDNPTDLSIEGEGFFILKGGSADLFKFSRAGNFGVDKLGNLVSSGGLNVYGWQDYGGAMQADGSYKFDTEKPVEPINLYSDVYNKNKRMIAARQTSSAVFAGNLDASKAPLGSAISTSLPQFTVPMTVYDTLGNNYKISINFWKDSASGITASGTTGGTVWFWSASSGSGVNATFGSSTANGFLQFDTKGQIVTTASGYSTNPMIQLIPGSSVGTQPIDVTLDFQKLTMYDADSSVKPSDVNGYPTGNLVTFNIGSDGIITGVYSNGQQQPLGLLALAGFENPGGLQKVGDNMYLPTTNSGDFKKAVKPGGEGVGSLNPGTLEMSNVDLSREFTDMIVTQRGFQANSRIITTSDEMLQELVNLKR; encoded by the coding sequence ATGATGAGATCTATGTTCTCCGGTGTATCGGGGTTAAGGGCTCACCAAACAAGAATGGACGTTATTGGTAATAACGTTGCAAATGTTAATACTGTTGGATTTAAATCAGGAAGGGTAACATTCCAGGAAGTATTCAGTCAAACTATGAAAGGTGCATCAGCACCAGATTCAACCACAGGCAGAGGGGGAACTAATCCCATGCAGCTCGGTCTCGGGCTGGGTGTAGGAGCTGTTGATACCATACATACAAGGGGAAGCTTACAAAGAACCGATAACCCGACAGACTTATCCATTGAAGGAGAAGGCTTTTTCATACTGAAGGGTGGTTCAGCTGATTTATTCAAATTCTCCAGGGCAGGTAATTTTGGTGTGGACAAGCTGGGAAACCTTGTTTCTTCAGGGGGGTTGAATGTTTATGGATGGCAGGATTACGGCGGAGCCATGCAGGCTGACGGTTCTTATAAATTTGATACTGAAAAGCCTGTAGAGCCAATAAACCTTTACTCTGATGTATATAATAAAAATAAGAGAATGATTGCAGCAAGACAAACTTCGAGTGCTGTATTCGCAGGAAATCTGGATGCATCAAAGGCTCCACTTGGAAGTGCAATTTCTACATCGTTGCCTCAGTTTACAGTCCCAATGACAGTTTATGATACTTTAGGCAATAATTACAAGATAAGTATTAACTTCTGGAAGGATTCAGCAAGCGGTATAACAGCCAGCGGAACCACAGGAGGAACAGTATGGTTCTGGTCGGCATCATCAGGATCAGGTGTAAATGCCACTTTTGGGTCATCAACTGCAAACGGCTTTTTACAGTTTGATACAAAAGGGCAGATTGTTACGACTGCATCCGGCTATAGTACAAATCCTATGATACAGCTGATACCGGGATCAAGTGTGGGAACACAGCCTATTGATGTAACACTGGATTTTCAAAAGCTTACAATGTATGATGCAGATAGCTCTGTTAAGCCTAGCGACGTAAATGGTTATCCAACAGGTAATCTGGTTACATTCAATATCGGAAGCGATGGGATTATTACAGGGGTTTACAGCAATGGTCAGCAGCAGCCGTTAGGGCTGTTGGCGTTGGCCGGCTTTGAAAACCCTGGAGGCCTTCAGAAGGTTGGGGACAATATGTACTTGCCCACCACCAACTCGGGAGACTTTAAGAAGGCCGTGAAGCCTGGCGGTGAAGGGGTAGGTAGTTTGAATCCTGGAACACTGGAAATGTCGAACGTTGATCTTTCCAGAGAATTCACAGATATGATTGTAACTCAAAGGGGATTCCAAGCAAACAGCAGAATTATTACCACATCAGACGAGATGCTTCAGGAATTGGTTAACCTAAAAAGGTAA
- the fliF gene encoding flagellar basal-body MS-ring/collar protein FliF translates to MPEFISRLQQKAAELWKVLDKSQKRRIYIISAILVTVLAASIVLATRTSYVPLIKSSNQKDISEMTKILQEQNIKFKLDQNSGTILINSKDNNKAQVALIQGGYPKSGMTFEDAFSSIKINTTESDKQKLWQHYDESTLSTKLKMLADNIEDASVTISKPEDTPFIIDKKDNEKPSANVIIKPKSELTEKQVQGIVMMVASSVIGLEPKDVTVLDNNLNILNNQSVDSTINEANNQYDMKQKMKVTLENSVYNLYNKVPLDSFESIRAVVNPVLDFDKLKRQTSDISNGTGLDGPAIISSERTKEKLVNGEAGGVPGTDTNPGDTTTYPLNSDGNSTYDKSSEKINNEYKRTVTDEEKALGALNMEKSSMTVALYYGRRVKDDKNITAEFIESIKSDVSRATGIPAANISVNKYKMAPETIEVKSLADTIKELVNAYGFFALLLLLTIGLMIALIPRKKKKEAPQEAAPAAEPALAAATTGGFDVTVGDEFEDEIQEIDMEEKSEVKKQIEKFVKQKPDSVAQLLRTWLSDDWE, encoded by the coding sequence ATGCCTGAATTTATTTCAAGGCTACAGCAAAAAGCTGCTGAATTATGGAAAGTTCTCGATAAGTCCCAGAAAAGGCGGATTTATATTATTTCTGCCATTCTGGTGACTGTTCTTGCAGCGAGCATAGTTTTGGCTACTCGTACAAGCTATGTGCCGCTTATTAAAAGTTCCAATCAAAAAGATATCAGTGAGATGACTAAAATTCTCCAGGAGCAGAATATAAAGTTCAAGCTGGATCAAAATTCAGGAACTATTCTTATAAATTCAAAAGACAATAACAAAGCACAGGTAGCATTAATTCAGGGCGGATATCCTAAAAGCGGCATGACCTTTGAGGATGCTTTCAGCTCCATAAAAATAAATACTACCGAAAGCGACAAACAAAAGCTTTGGCAACACTATGACGAGTCAACATTAAGCACAAAACTAAAAATGCTGGCGGATAATATTGAAGATGCAAGCGTCACTATATCCAAACCTGAAGACACTCCGTTTATAATTGACAAGAAGGATAATGAAAAGCCTTCTGCAAATGTAATTATCAAACCGAAGAGTGAGCTTACTGAGAAACAGGTTCAGGGTATTGTCATGATGGTTGCATCAAGTGTTATTGGGCTAGAACCAAAGGATGTCACTGTTCTTGATAATAATCTGAATATTTTGAATAACCAATCGGTGGACAGTACAATAAATGAGGCAAACAATCAGTATGATATGAAGCAAAAGATGAAAGTGACACTTGAGAACAGTGTATATAATCTTTACAACAAGGTGCCCCTTGACAGCTTTGAAAGCATTAGGGCTGTTGTAAATCCTGTTCTTGATTTTGATAAACTTAAAAGGCAGACAAGTGACATTTCAAACGGTACAGGTCTGGATGGTCCCGCCATTATCAGCTCCGAGAGGACGAAGGAGAAGCTTGTTAACGGAGAAGCAGGGGGAGTTCCCGGAACCGACACAAACCCGGGAGATACCACTACATACCCATTAAATTCCGATGGCAATTCTACATATGACAAGTCATCTGAGAAGATAAATAACGAGTATAAGAGAACAGTTACAGATGAGGAGAAGGCACTGGGTGCCTTAAATATGGAGAAATCATCCATGACCGTTGCATTATACTATGGAAGAAGGGTTAAGGATGATAAGAATATCACTGCTGAGTTCATCGAGTCAATTAAGAGCGATGTGAGCAGAGCTACAGGAATACCGGCAGCTAACATATCGGTTAACAAATATAAAATGGCTCCTGAAACCATTGAAGTTAAGTCATTAGCCGACACAATAAAGGAGCTTGTCAATGCTTATGGGTTCTTTGCATTGCTGCTGCTTTTAACTATAGGTCTTATGATTGCACTTATACCGAGAAAGAAGAAAAAGGAAGCACCACAGGAGGCGGCTCCGGCGGCCGAGCCGGCTTTGGCTGCAGCAACAACAGGTGGCTTTGATGTAACGGTTGGAGATGAATTTGAGGATGAAATCCAAGAAATTGATATGGAAGAGAAATCTGAAGTTAAGAAGCAGATTGAAAAGTTTGTAAAACAAAAACCTGATTCTGTGGCACAGCTCTTAAGAACATGGCTTTCAGATGATTGGGAGTAA